A genomic region of Oenanthe melanoleuca isolate GR-GAL-2019-014 chromosome 25, OMel1.0, whole genome shotgun sequence contains the following coding sequences:
- the LOC130263252 gene encoding neurofilament medium polypeptide-like: MRESDVKRLPKVGEAVEVVEAVVEASRAKESLLLEEAAVEEVEEEEATRAKVPSALEGAVEEEEEVVNKAKVPSLLVVVVEEEVAAQGSKAKVPSVLVGVEREEEEEEVEVEVQATRAKVQSSLVEVVEVEEEEEEATRVKVPSALEVAVEEEVEVVNKAKAPLLLVVVEEVAAQDSKAKVLFVLVGVAREEEEEEEVEEVAQATRAKVPSSLVVEVEVEVEVVAQGSKAKVPSALEEEEEVVEEVVQATRAKVPSLLVAVVVEEEEVQDIRAKVPSALEEEEEEVEEAAQATRAKVPSSLVAVVAAQGSKAKAPCALGEAAEEEVEVEEVQATRAKVPSSSSAVEVEEEAEGAPPAPEECPCSSRPSPSAGHHRPSARTAEFPGAPESHPGVSATGSKLTCGTYRGCGVAEEGHCSEMSSRRRRRYRSRGRGSSQPQNSSSGGGDRSGHNTYIHSGGNGASGGGGGGGGGVSGGTFHAPIIGFAAGGGGGTNSTYCAGNVGGDPAHLLARANQAVPTGRTQPPTKPET, translated from the exons ATGCGTGAGAGTGACGTGAAGAGACTTccaaaa GTGGGGGAAGCAGTGGAGGTGGTGGAGGCGGTGGTGGAGGCCAGCAGGGCAAAGGAATCATTGTTGTTGGAGGAGGCAGCGgtggaggaggtggaggaggaggaggccaCCAGGGCCAAGGTCCCATCTGCATTGGAGGGGgcagtggaggaggaggaggaggtggtcAACAAAGCCAAGGTCCCATCGTTATtagtggtggtggtggaggaggaggtggcGGCTCAGGGCAGCAAAGCCAAGGTCCCATCTGTGTTGGTGGGGgtggaaagggaggaggaggaggaggaggtggaggtggAGGTTCAGGCCACCAGGGCCAAGGTCCAATCATCATTAGTGGAGGTggtggaggtggaggaggaggaggaggaggccaCCAGGGTCAAGGTCCCATCTGCATTGGAGGTGGcagtggaggaggaggtggaggtggTCAACAAAGCCAAGGCCCCATTGTTATTAGTGGTGGTGGAGGAGGTGGCGGCTCAGGACAGCAAAGCCAAGGTCCTATTTGTGTTGGTGGGGGTGgcaagggaggaggaggaggaggaggaggtggaggaggtgGCTCAGGCCACCAGGGCCAAGGTCCCATCATCATTAGTGGTGGAGGTGGAGGTGGAGGTGGAGGTGGTGGCTCAGGGCAGCAAAGCCAAGGTCCCATCTGCgttggaggaggaggaggaggtggtggaggaGGTGGTTCAGGCCACCAGGGCCAAGGTCCCATCATTATTAGTGGCGGtggtggtggaggaggaggaggttcAGGACATCAGGGCCAAGGTCCCATCTGCattggaggaggaggaggaggaggtggaggaggcGGCTCAGGCCACCAGGGCCAAGGTCCCATCATCATTAGTGGCGGTGGTGGCGGCTCAGGGCAGCAAAGCCAAGGCCCCGTGTGCGTTGGGGGAGGCAGcggaggaggaggtggaggtggAGGAGGTTCAGGCCACCAGAGCCAAGGTCCCGTCGTCGTCATCGGCggtggaggtggaggaggaggcGGAGGGGGCTCCTCCAGCTCCGGAGGAATGTCCATGCAGCAGCAGACCCAGCCCATCTGCTGGCCACCACAGACCAAGCGCAA GAACAGCTGAGTTTCCTGGAGCCCCAGAATCACACCCAGGAGTTTCAGCCACGGGATCCAAGCTCACGTGTGGGACCTACCGTGGATGCGGGGTGGCCGAGGAA GGTCACTGCTCCGAGATGAGCTCCAGACGCAGAAGAAGGTACCGcagccggggccgggggagTTCCCAGCCCCAGAACTCCTCCAGCGGGGGAGGAGACAGATCAGGCCACAATACGTACATCCATTCTGGTGGCAATGGAGCtagtggaggaggaggaggaggaggtggaggagttTCAGGGGGCACTTTCCATGCTCCCATCATCGGCTTCGCAGCTGGAGGTGGGGGGGGAACGAACTCCACCTACTGTGCAGGAAACGTAGGAGGAGACCCAGCCCATCTGCTGGCCAGAGCCAACCAAGCAGTGCCCACTGGAAGGACTCAGCCACCGACGAAGCCCGAGACATGA